From a region of the Deltaproteobacteria bacterium genome:
- a CDS encoding amidohydrolase family protein, with amino-acid sequence MPYAEGRTYHDADSHLMETHDWLTLYADPHVRERMLPPYFGAAGRMVEALGKKRDADHWAAVNIEANLLNLKGWDALGATDPAERTRALDMLGFDRQLVFPSVALSQFWGLFGQRQRDLDLLYGGARALNRAMVDFCAHDKRLLPVGFVPLDVPALAEQEIEEAIRLGCRGIWIPATPPGDKSPTHPDFNGVWARFQDANVPFLLHVGADPREVPVAYVNNGRPTTDFLGGGESIRAKDYLVLHTASEIFLGAMVLDGIFEQFPRLRGGCIEEGAMWVVSWLKRLDIAQETFVRTEPTLALPMRASEYVHRQLRFTPHPTEPVGWMVEQAGDDLFMFSSDYPHIEGGRHPLKRFETAMPSVGEPAKERFYAQNFVDLVG; translated from the coding sequence ATGCCGTATGCCGAAGGACGCACGTATCACGACGCCGACAGCCACTTGATGGAGACCCACGATTGGCTGACCCTGTATGCCGACCCGCACGTTCGCGAACGGATGCTTCCACCCTATTTCGGTGCCGCAGGCCGCATGGTCGAAGCGCTCGGCAAGAAGCGCGACGCCGACCATTGGGCCGCTGTGAATATCGAGGCCAATCTGCTGAACCTCAAGGGTTGGGATGCCCTTGGCGCCACGGACCCTGCCGAGCGCACGCGCGCTTTGGATATGTTGGGGTTCGATCGCCAGCTCGTCTTTCCTTCGGTCGCGCTCTCGCAATTCTGGGGCTTGTTCGGCCAACGACAAAGAGATCTGGACCTCCTCTATGGCGGCGCGCGTGCCTTGAACCGCGCCATGGTGGATTTCTGTGCGCACGACAAACGCCTACTTCCCGTCGGTTTCGTACCACTCGATGTCCCTGCACTGGCCGAGCAGGAAATAGAGGAAGCCATCCGTCTGGGCTGCCGTGGTATCTGGATTCCTGCTACGCCTCCTGGTGACAAATCCCCGACTCATCCCGACTTCAACGGCGTGTGGGCGCGCTTCCAAGACGCTAATGTTCCCTTCCTGCTGCATGTCGGTGCCGACCCGAGAGAGGTGCCTGTAGCCTATGTAAACAATGGCCGCCCCACCACCGATTTCCTCGGCGGTGGGGAAAGCATTCGCGCGAAGGATTATCTCGTGCTGCACACTGCATCGGAAATCTTCCTGGGGGCCATGGTGCTTGACGGTATCTTCGAGCAATTCCCCCGGCTGCGCGGTGGTTGTATCGAGGAAGGCGCGATGTGGGTGGTGTCGTGGCTGAAACGGCTCGACATCGCTCAGGAAACCTTCGTGCGTACCGAACCTACGCTGGCGTTGCCGATGCGAGCCTCGGAGTACGTCCATCGCCAATTACGCTTTACGCCGCATCCCACGGAGCCGGTGGGTTGGATGGTCGAACAGGCCGGGGACGATCTGTTCATGTTCTCTTCCGACTATCCCCACATCGAAGGCGGACGCCATCCCCTCAAGCGTTTTGAAACGGCGATGCCGAGCGTCGGCGAGCCGGCAAAGGAGCGGTTTTATGCACAAAACTTCGTCGATCTGGTCGGGTGA
- a CDS encoding PQQ-dependent sugar dehydrogenase produces the protein MTPYVHKLFVTLRFVVLSVALLPLASVSAQSGGWPQLALTLVQDNLSSPVHIAHAGDGSNRLFIVEQEGHILIRKAGALLDTPFLDIGDPDGRLSCCGERGLLSVAFPPGYAGKQYFYVFYTNADGDLVIARYYVTGDPDVTDPSSEEILLTIPHPGRSNHNGGQLAFGPDGYLYIGTGDGGGGGDPNNNGQNPLSLLGKMLRIDVESGTEPYAIPTANPYKDNPLYRPEIWALGTRNPWRFGFDRLTGDLYIGDVGQDTYEEIDFQSASSPGGENYGWRCREGKHDYGGNSSECAGKTLTGPVTEYAHGADCSVTGGGVYRGAQFSTLRGIYFYGDFCSGRIRGLRPSGTSWASKLLLDSSLNISSFGEDESGELYVADLNGAVYKISDPSIPTDVDLSGTWESVQQTCKTLATGLRCTVSGVFLSQNQGTQRPARSFFVRIYLSTDALWDAGDILLQQGQGGRLNPGATRRFVLQKTLALGVSASGRYLIARVDADNVVGETEETDNEILFGPVP, from the coding sequence ATGACGCCCTATGTTCATAAGCTGTTCGTTACTCTGCGATTTGTTGTTCTGTCCGTTGCTCTCCTTCCCCTCGCTTCGGTCTCTGCACAGTCCGGAGGATGGCCGCAACTAGCGCTGACGCTGGTGCAAGATAATCTTTCTTCGCCCGTCCACATCGCCCATGCCGGAGACGGCAGCAATCGGTTGTTTATCGTCGAGCAGGAAGGACACATCCTTATTCGCAAAGCTGGCGCGCTGCTTGACACGCCCTTTCTCGATATCGGTGATCCCGACGGACGCTTGAGCTGTTGTGGGGAACGAGGACTCTTGAGCGTGGCGTTTCCCCCGGGCTATGCAGGGAAGCAGTATTTTTATGTGTTCTATACCAATGCCGATGGCGATCTGGTTATCGCTCGCTACTATGTAACCGGCGATCCCGACGTTACCGACCCTAGTAGCGAAGAAATCCTTCTCACCATCCCGCATCCGGGTCGCTCCAACCACAATGGCGGCCAACTTGCCTTCGGCCCGGATGGGTATCTCTATATCGGGACCGGTGATGGCGGTGGCGGCGGCGACCCAAATAATAACGGTCAGAATCCTCTTTCTCTGCTCGGGAAGATGTTGCGCATCGATGTGGAGTCAGGAACCGAGCCATACGCCATTCCCACGGCCAATCCCTATAAAGACAATCCGCTCTACCGACCAGAAATTTGGGCGCTCGGCACGCGTAACCCGTGGCGGTTCGGCTTCGACCGACTCACCGGCGATCTCTATATCGGCGACGTCGGCCAAGACACCTATGAAGAAATCGATTTTCAGTCAGCCTCTAGTCCCGGCGGCGAGAATTATGGCTGGCGCTGCCGCGAAGGGAAACATGACTATGGCGGCAATTCCAGCGAATGCGCTGGGAAAACGCTCACAGGGCCAGTGACGGAATACGCCCACGGAGCCGATTGCTCTGTCACCGGCGGGGGCGTGTATCGCGGGGCGCAGTTCAGCACGCTGCGCGGTATCTATTTTTACGGGGATTTTTGTTCGGGCCGCATTCGCGGCTTGAGACCGTCGGGCACCTCATGGGCAAGTAAACTTTTGCTCGATTCTTCTCTCAACATTTCCAGCTTCGGGGAAGACGAGAGCGGTGAACTCTACGTGGCGGATCTGAACGGAGCCGTGTACAAGATCTCCGATCCATCCATTCCCACCGACGTTGACCTGAGCGGCACTTGGGAGTCGGTTCAGCAAACGTGTAAGACTCTTGCGACCGGTCTTCGTTGCACGGTCTCCGGCGTATTCTTGAGCCAGAATCAAGGCACGCAGCGTCCAGCGCGTTCTTTTTTCGTCAGAATCTATCTTTCCACTGACGCGCTCTGGGACGCTGGGGACATCTTGCTGCAGCAGGGGCAAGGCGGAAGGCTCAACCCTGGAGCGACAAGGCGGTTCGTCTTGCAAAAAACGCTGGCGCTGGGCGTTTCGGCGTCGGGGCGTTACCTCATTGCCCGAGTCGATGCCGACAATGTAGTCGGCGAGACCGAGGAAACCGATAACGAGATTCTTTTCGGACCGGTACCGTAA
- the fusA gene encoding elongation factor G, which yields MPTPLEKIRNIGIVAHVDSGKTTVSERVLYYTGVSHKIGEVHDGTAVTDWMPQERERGITITAAAITCDWLDHQINVIDTPGHVDFTTEVERSLRVLDGAVVVFCGVGGVEPQSETVWRQADKYRVPRIVFINKLDRVGADFQGVVQQISTRLGAKPLVLQLPIGNEDSFRGAVDLLKQEAIVWEEDTLGAKFHSEEIPADMLDEVARYREQLVETVADADDALLEKYLSGEPLSQEEIAGAIRKKTQAMELFPVVCGSALRNKGVQPLLDAIVAYLPPPTKPIHGMVPDGEECSWKVGDSIRAALAFKTMHDPYSGQLTFLRIYSGGLKTGDMVFNPRTRQTERVGRLCRMHANKKEDIDSAFAGDIVAAVGLKNFTTGDTITDRDHPVILESITFKEPVISLAIEPKTKTDSEKLGLALQRLSSEDPTLVINTNQETGQTLISGMGELHLEIIIDRLVREFKVSVSTGTPQVAYRETITKPADAEGKYIRQSGGRGQYGHVYLKVEPNDNQGLVFVNGIKGGSIPREYIPAIEKGVRDAAISGVIYGYQLLNTTVTLYDGTYHEVDSSEMSFQLAGSLGFKEAVRKAKPVLLEPIMKVEVVMPEDYLGSVMGDLQSRRGRVAELGERGGGLRTVTAYVPLATMFGYATVVRSLTQGRATYTMEFDHYARVPEHMVDEALGRKKEESA from the coding sequence ATGCCTACCCCGTTAGAGAAAATTCGCAACATTGGCATTGTTGCCCATGTTGATAGTGGAAAAACTACCGTGAGCGAACGCGTCCTCTATTACACTGGCGTTTCGCATAAGATCGGCGAGGTGCACGACGGCACCGCAGTCACCGACTGGATGCCACAAGAACGTGAGCGTGGCATCACCATCACCGCCGCCGCTATCACCTGCGATTGGCTCGACCATCAAATCAACGTCATCGACACACCAGGACACGTGGACTTCACCACCGAAGTCGAACGCAGCCTGCGAGTGCTCGACGGTGCCGTGGTCGTATTCTGCGGAGTCGGCGGTGTCGAACCACAATCGGAGACAGTCTGGCGTCAGGCCGACAAATACCGCGTGCCGCGCATCGTTTTCATTAACAAGCTTGACCGCGTCGGCGCCGACTTTCAGGGCGTCGTCCAACAAATCTCGACTCGCTTGGGTGCCAAACCCCTGGTCCTCCAGCTCCCCATTGGCAACGAAGACTCGTTTCGCGGAGCAGTCGATCTGCTCAAGCAAGAAGCCATCGTTTGGGAGGAAGACACGCTGGGCGCTAAATTCCACAGCGAAGAAATTCCTGCCGACATGCTCGACGAGGTCGCACGCTATCGGGAACAACTTGTCGAGACGGTTGCCGATGCCGACGATGCCTTGCTGGAAAAATACCTCTCGGGGGAACCCCTGAGCCAGGAAGAAATCGCTGGTGCCATTCGCAAGAAAACCCAAGCCATGGAACTTTTCCCCGTAGTCTGCGGCTCGGCGCTGCGCAACAAAGGGGTCCAGCCGCTGCTCGACGCCATCGTCGCGTATCTCCCGCCGCCAACCAAACCGATCCATGGTATGGTTCCAGATGGCGAGGAGTGTTCCTGGAAAGTGGGCGACTCCATTCGCGCCGCCCTTGCCTTCAAAACCATGCATGACCCCTACTCCGGTCAACTGACCTTTCTCCGCATCTACAGCGGCGGATTGAAAACCGGCGATATGGTGTTCAACCCGCGCACACGACAGACAGAGCGCGTGGGCCGTCTCTGCCGCATGCATGCCAATAAAAAGGAAGACATCGACTCGGCTTTTGCTGGCGACATCGTCGCGGCAGTCGGGCTCAAAAACTTCACGACCGGAGACACGATTACCGACCGTGACCACCCGGTCATCTTAGAATCCATCACCTTCAAAGAGCCGGTCATTTCGTTGGCGATCGAGCCCAAGACCAAAACCGATTCCGAAAAGCTTGGACTGGCACTGCAACGTCTCTCATCGGAAGATCCCACGTTGGTGATCAACACCAATCAAGAAACCGGCCAAACGCTCATCTCCGGTATGGGCGAACTGCATCTGGAGATCATCATTGATCGCCTCGTGCGAGAATTTAAGGTGTCGGTCAGCACCGGCACGCCACAAGTGGCGTATCGCGAGACCATCACGAAACCCGCCGACGCGGAAGGCAAATACATCCGCCAGTCCGGTGGTCGGGGGCAATATGGCCACGTCTATCTCAAGGTCGAGCCCAACGACAACCAAGGCTTGGTGTTCGTCAATGGCATCAAAGGCGGTTCGATCCCTAGAGAATATATTCCTGCGATCGAGAAAGGCGTGCGCGACGCCGCGATCTCCGGGGTGATCTACGGCTATCAACTGCTCAATACCACCGTCACGCTGTACGACGGCACGTATCACGAAGTGGACTCGTCAGAAATGTCGTTCCAATTGGCGGGTTCGTTGGGTTTCAAGGAAGCGGTGCGCAAAGCCAAACCGGTCCTGCTCGAACCGATTATGAAAGTCGAAGTGGTGATGCCTGAAGACTACTTGGGCTCGGTGATGGGCGACCTGCAATCGCGGCGCGGTCGCGTGGCGGAACTGGGCGAGCGTGGCGGCGGGTTGCGCACGGTCACGGCATACGTACCACTCGCGACTATGTTTGGGTATGCGACCGTGGTGCGGTCACTGACCCAAGGCCGCGCGACCTACACTATGGAATTTGACCATTACGCCCGCGTTCCCGAGCATATGGTTGATGAAGCCCTGGGGCGTAAGAAAGAAGAATCGGCGTAA
- a CDS encoding glycosyltransferase codes for MADTTYVPEAEVTRVPQIGLATPLAPVVAKGKFFFVDGEKFFIKGVTYGPFAPASHGAPFPERERIAQDFTLMRELGANTLRTFTVPPRWLLDMAGAYELRVIVGIPWAEHVAFLDSPQLTQQIRRIIAEGVKACRGHTAVLACLVGNEIPPEMARWHGPERVREFLRELVGIVKAEDPDRLVSYANFPSTEYLDVDFADFVSFNIYLHREESFRSYLSHLHNLSEDKPLILTEFGIDSLREGREFQAETLAWQVKAGFEMGLAGEVIFAWTDDWYALPLSGEGGFQVEDWSFGLVDRERNTKPSFEAVQRCFQGQLPPPLLEYPRVSVVVCAYNAERTMAACLASLEKLHYPNYEVVVVNDGSNDRTRAISEQFDAIRLINQENKGLSAARNVGIEAADGEIVAFTDSDCVADPDWLTYLVGTFLRSGKSAVGGPNFPPPEDTLVPSAVAVSPGGPTHVLLNDEVAEHIPGCNMAFKKKVLQEINGFDPVFRAAGDDVDLCWRLQNAGHPIGFSPAAIVWHFRRNTVNAYLNQQRGYGKAEAQLYFKHPYRFNLLGQSRWLGRIYGDLSSFFLSSRPVIYSGAFGRGLFQTVYEPPSSLMAFLPLTLEWNIAALALVLAAFLGGGLLWFGVIPLLMSLWWCVASAAKAKIAPRFDDWRSRLLVALLVYAGPIVRSFERYKWRVRGLRDVEMIQFQETGQEPELSWRERALRLAYWSEQGIEKENVLYGLMDFLLPRKYLITVDQGWTNWDLEISRGIWSKAHLRIGAENHSGLKRLLRAYCAVRMSQPARLALLGYAVIGGLGALLGVKEIVIATVVIGLFNFGAIAYQNFRLGRVMYHAVEIVAKRIGLVPVYKNGKA; via the coding sequence ATGGCAGACACAACATATGTTCCCGAGGCGGAAGTCACCCGAGTGCCGCAGATTGGACTCGCCACGCCGCTCGCGCCAGTGGTGGCGAAAGGCAAATTCTTCTTCGTCGATGGGGAGAAATTCTTCATCAAAGGAGTGACCTACGGACCTTTCGCCCCGGCTTCTCACGGTGCTCCTTTTCCCGAGCGAGAGCGGATTGCTCAAGATTTTACGCTTATGCGCGAGCTGGGGGCGAATACCTTGCGTACCTTTACCGTGCCTCCTCGTTGGTTGCTTGACATGGCGGGTGCATATGAGTTGCGTGTGATCGTCGGCATTCCGTGGGCTGAACATGTCGCTTTCCTCGATTCTCCTCAACTGACGCAGCAAATCCGGCGCATCATTGCCGAAGGGGTGAAGGCGTGCCGAGGCCACACTGCCGTCTTGGCGTGTTTGGTCGGTAACGAGATCCCGCCGGAAATGGCGCGTTGGCATGGTCCCGAGCGTGTCCGCGAGTTTCTCCGCGAGTTGGTTGGCATCGTGAAGGCAGAGGACCCGGATCGTCTTGTAAGCTACGCGAATTTCCCTTCCACCGAATATCTGGATGTTGATTTTGCCGACTTTGTTTCGTTCAACATCTACCTGCATCGCGAAGAATCCTTCCGCAGCTATCTCTCGCATTTACACAACCTGTCGGAAGACAAGCCACTCATCCTGACGGAGTTCGGTATCGATTCTCTCCGCGAAGGGCGTGAGTTCCAGGCGGAGACGTTAGCTTGGCAGGTCAAGGCGGGATTCGAAATGGGCCTTGCCGGCGAGGTCATTTTTGCATGGACCGACGATTGGTACGCCCTGCCGCTTTCCGGCGAAGGCGGCTTCCAAGTCGAGGACTGGTCCTTCGGGTTGGTGGATCGCGAGCGCAATACGAAGCCGTCTTTCGAGGCCGTGCAGAGGTGTTTTCAGGGGCAATTACCCCCACCGTTGCTCGAGTACCCACGCGTGTCGGTGGTGGTGTGCGCGTATAACGCCGAACGGACCATGGCGGCGTGTCTCGCTTCGTTGGAGAAACTGCACTACCCGAATTACGAAGTGGTGGTTGTCAACGATGGCTCCAACGATCGCACGCGGGCGATTTCCGAGCAGTTCGACGCTATTCGCTTGATCAATCAGGAAAATAAGGGGCTGAGCGCGGCGCGGAACGTGGGTATCGAGGCGGCGGACGGCGAGATTGTGGCGTTTACCGACTCGGATTGCGTGGCCGATCCAGACTGGTTGACCTACTTGGTTGGGACGTTCCTGCGCTCAGGGAAATCCGCCGTCGGCGGACCGAATTTTCCGCCTCCTGAAGATACGCTCGTTCCTTCCGCTGTGGCAGTTTCGCCCGGCGGTCCCACCCATGTATTGCTGAACGATGAAGTCGCTGAACACATTCCTGGCTGCAATATGGCATTCAAGAAAAAAGTGCTTCAGGAGATCAACGGGTTCGACCCGGTGTTCCGCGCGGCTGGCGATGATGTAGACCTGTGCTGGCGGTTGCAGAATGCTGGCCACCCTATCGGTTTTAGCCCGGCGGCGATCGTGTGGCATTTCCGCCGCAACACGGTGAATGCGTACCTCAACCAGCAGCGCGGCTATGGCAAAGCCGAGGCACAACTGTACTTCAAGCATCCGTACCGATTCAATCTTTTGGGGCAGTCGCGCTGGCTCGGTCGCATCTATGGCGATCTGTCCTCGTTCTTTTTGTCGAGTCGTCCGGTGATTTACTCCGGTGCCTTCGGCCGCGGCTTGTTCCAGACCGTCTACGAGCCGCCTTCGTCGCTCATGGCGTTTCTGCCGCTGACGCTAGAATGGAACATCGCAGCGCTTGCGTTAGTGCTCGCGGCATTTCTGGGGGGCGGATTACTGTGGTTTGGCGTGATTCCCCTGCTGATGTCGCTTTGGTGGTGTGTAGCTAGCGCGGCGAAAGCCAAGATCGCTCCCCGCTTCGATGATTGGCGTTCGCGGTTGTTAGTGGCGTTACTCGTCTATGCCGGTCCGATTGTGCGTAGCTTCGAGCGCTACAAATGGCGGGTGCGTGGGCTCAGAGATGTGGAGATGATTCAGTTTCAGGAAACCGGACAGGAGCCCGAATTGTCGTGGCGCGAACGCGCGTTGCGTCTCGCCTATTGGAGCGAGCAAGGCATCGAAAAAGAGAACGTGCTGTACGGACTCATGGACTTTCTCTTACCCCGGAAATATCTCATCACTGTGGACCAGGGGTGGACGAACTGGGACTTGGAAATATCGCGCGGCATTTGGTCGAAAGCGCATCTAAGAATCGGTGCCGAGAATCACAGCGGGTTGAAACGCCTCCTGCGCGCGTATTGCGCCGTGCGCATGTCGCAGCCTGCGCGCTTGGCCCTCTTGGGATATGCCGTGATTGGCGGCCTCGGCGCGCTCTTGGGTGTGAAAGAGATCGTCATTGCTACGGTCGTGATCGGGCTTTTCAACTTTGGGGCTATCGCTTACCAGAACTTTCGCCTGGGCCGCGTTATGTACCATGCTGTGGAGATTGTAGCCAAGCGAATTGGCCTCGTGCCCGTGTACAAAAACGGTAAGGCGTAA
- a CDS encoding ABC transporter ATP-binding protein — translation MRRQVLASLRPYRAQFAFAVSQVVLITGAELLKPWPLKIIIDHVLNAAPLSWGLVSGWSREALLLTASLTLVAIYFLLGGLNVLNNYTTIRIGQGMVNDLRGAMYNHLQRLSLAFHYRRQVGDLLYRVTADTYAIQTLTMNGVFPILVSLGLLIGMTTVMVQLDWVLTLLALGVCPILFGTISLMSRRINTAATIAHERESTIYSLVQRTMSAIRVIQAFTKEEEEHRRFLAASAESLSANLRLYTLQTFYSGVVNIVIALGTALVVWVGARHVMSGILTVGDLIIFTAYLASLYGPINSISQTLGLIEGGKAGLTRVLEILSVERDLPEGKRVLHRFEVRGAITFEHVAFGYNAEQPVLRDVNLHVVPGQTVAIVGSTGAGKSTLVSLIPRFYDPQQGRVLIDGVDIRELTLESLRQQVAMVLQPPLVFPISIAENIAYGRPRASREEIEQAARLARIHEKITRLPHGYDTIVSEQGSTLSEGERQRLTIARAILRDAPILILDEPTSSVDVETEALIMEGLERLMGGRTTFIIAHRLSTVRKADTILVVRGGQIVEQGSFAELMNRPSAFAALYRTQFSGQEEFHRAVS, via the coding sequence CTGCGACGACAGGTGTTGGCCTCGCTCCGACCCTATCGTGCCCAATTCGCATTTGCGGTGAGCCAGGTGGTGCTGATCACCGGGGCGGAGTTGCTCAAGCCGTGGCCGCTCAAAATCATTATCGACCACGTCCTGAACGCGGCCCCCCTGTCCTGGGGACTGGTCTCGGGCTGGTCGCGGGAGGCCTTGCTGCTGACTGCCTCCCTCACCTTGGTCGCGATTTATTTCTTGCTCGGTGGGCTGAATGTCCTGAACAACTACACGACGATCCGCATCGGGCAAGGGATGGTGAACGATCTGCGGGGTGCGATGTACAATCATCTTCAGCGCCTGTCTCTGGCGTTTCATTACCGTCGCCAGGTCGGGGATTTGCTCTATCGGGTCACTGCCGACACCTATGCCATTCAAACACTCACGATGAATGGTGTGTTCCCCATTCTCGTTTCTCTCGGGCTCTTGATCGGCATGACGACCGTCATGGTCCAGCTCGACTGGGTGCTGACGCTCTTGGCGTTAGGAGTGTGCCCCATTTTATTTGGGACGATTTCGCTCATGAGCCGGCGCATCAACACGGCCGCGACCATCGCTCACGAGCGCGAAAGCACCATTTATTCCCTCGTGCAGAGAACGATGTCGGCGATTCGCGTGATTCAGGCTTTCACCAAAGAAGAAGAGGAACATCGCCGCTTCCTTGCCGCCAGTGCCGAGAGCCTCTCGGCGAATCTGCGCCTCTATACGTTGCAGACCTTTTATTCCGGGGTGGTGAACATCGTCATCGCTCTGGGCACAGCGCTGGTGGTGTGGGTTGGCGCGCGTCACGTCATGTCCGGCATTCTCACTGTTGGCGATTTGATCATCTTCACCGCCTATCTGGCCTCGTTGTACGGCCCGATCAATAGCATTAGCCAGACGCTCGGGTTGATCGAAGGGGGTAAGGCTGGCTTGACCCGGGTGCTGGAAATCTTGTCTGTCGAGCGAGATTTGCCGGAGGGGAAACGCGTCCTGCATCGCTTCGAGGTGCGGGGAGCCATTACCTTCGAGCACGTCGCGTTCGGGTATAACGCCGAGCAGCCCGTGCTGCGTGACGTGAATCTCCATGTCGTTCCGGGGCAGACCGTTGCGATCGTTGGCTCTACCGGCGCCGGGAAGTCTACTCTCGTGAGCCTGATTCCCCGGTTCTACGATCCTCAGCAGGGGCGGGTGCTTATCGATGGTGTCGATATTCGCGAACTGACGCTGGAGTCGTTGCGTCAACAGGTCGCCATGGTCCTCCAGCCGCCGCTCGTGTTCCCGATTTCGATCGCCGAAAATATCGCCTACGGCCGGCCTCGCGCGTCTCGCGAGGAGATCGAACAGGCCGCGCGCTTGGCTCGCATTCATGAGAAGATCACGCGGCTGCCGCACGGGTACGATACGATCGTCAGCGAACAGGGATCCACTTTGTCCGAAGGGGAGCGGCAACGTTTGACGATTGCACGTGCTATTCTGCGCGACGCGCCCATCTTAATTCTCGATGAGCCCACTTCTTCCGTGGATGTGGAAACCGAAGCGCTCATCATGGAAGGACTCGAACGATTGATGGGGGGGAGGACTACGTTCATCATCGCCCATCGGCTTTCCACCGTGCGTAAGGCAGACACGATTCTGGTCGTGCGCGGTGGGCAGATCGTCGAGCAGGGTTCTTTTGCCGAGTTAATGAATCGTCCCAGTGCGTTTGCGGCACTCTATCGCACGCAGTTTAGCGGACAGGAGGAATTTCACCGTGCCGTCTCGTAA
- a CDS encoding aldo/keto reductase, whose amino-acid sequence MEKRPLSGTGLEASLVGLGCNNFGMKLDFEATRAVIDTALEVGITFFDTADMYGGGKSEEFIGQALGARRKDIVLASKFGGVAWMQKKGERWGARDYIVRCLEESLRRLRTDWIDLYQLHFPDPATPLEETLAALDEVVRQGKVRAVGCSNLSGAQIAEADTKAKEQRWTRFVTAQNEWSLLKRDAERDVIPACSQYQLGQLPFFPLASGLLTGKYRRGEAFAPGTRLATFSFAQGMATEENFAKIEALQSFAEKRGHSLLELAVSWLAATPCVSSVIAGATTPEQVRTNATAANWKLSAEDLAEINRLAPYAAA is encoded by the coding sequence ATGGAGAAACGTCCGCTTAGTGGCACGGGCCTCGAAGCGAGCCTCGTGGGGCTCGGGTGTAACAATTTTGGCATGAAGCTCGATTTTGAAGCGACCCGTGCCGTTATCGACACGGCCCTTGAAGTTGGGATCACGTTTTTCGATACCGCCGATATGTATGGTGGCGGCAAGTCGGAGGAGTTTATCGGCCAAGCTCTTGGAGCGCGGCGGAAAGATATTGTACTGGCGTCGAAGTTCGGCGGAGTGGCCTGGATGCAGAAAAAGGGCGAGCGCTGGGGTGCCCGCGACTATATCGTGCGCTGTTTGGAGGAGAGTCTCCGTCGGCTACGCACGGATTGGATCGACCTGTATCAGTTGCATTTCCCCGATCCAGCGACGCCATTAGAAGAGACCTTAGCCGCGTTGGACGAAGTCGTCCGGCAAGGTAAAGTGCGGGCTGTTGGCTGTTCGAATCTCTCCGGCGCGCAAATAGCCGAGGCCGATACCAAGGCGAAAGAGCAACGATGGACGCGGTTTGTCACCGCGCAGAATGAGTGGAGTCTGCTCAAGCGCGACGCCGAGCGCGACGTTATTCCTGCCTGCAGCCAATATCAGCTTGGACAGCTTCCTTTCTTTCCTCTGGCCAGCGGGTTGTTGACTGGGAAATACCGACGAGGAGAAGCGTTTGCCCCGGGCACTCGTCTCGCGACCTTCAGCTTTGCCCAGGGCATGGCAACGGAAGAGAATTTTGCCAAGATCGAAGCCCTGCAAAGCTTTGCCGAGAAGCGCGGGCATTCTCTGCTGGAACTTGCCGTTTCTTGGTTGGCAGCGACTCCGTGCGTCTCGTCGGTTATTGCTGGAGCGACGACACCGGAACAAGTGCGTACCAACGCCACGGCGGCGAACTGGAAGCTCTCGGCGGAAGATTTGGCGGAGATCAATCGCCTCGCGCCGTACGCGGCAGCCTGA